Genomic window (Prosthecochloris aestuarii DSM 271):
GATGAATCAAAGGAAAGACATTCTCTGGCCAGTGCTTCACTTTCCTTGACATCCAGATGTCTTCCAAGTGTTTTCAGTAAGGGAATGTCGGCGCTTACGACGCTGAACACTCTCAGCCCGCATCCGACGAGGAAGGGCAGCGCCAGGGGGTCGGAGCCCATATCTCCACAGAGTGAGACTCTGCAGCCGTTTTTGTTTGCGGTCGTGATGATCGTATGGAGCTGACGGATGATTGCGGGATGGAACTTATCGAAAAGGTCCTGCACGATTTCATTGTTGCGGTCTACCGCCAGGGTGTATTGCGTCAGATCATTGGTTCCGATGCTGATAAAGTCGACCATTCTGGTGATTTCATCGATAATGAGCACTGCTGCGGGAATCTCGATCATGGCTCCGATGTCAGGCTCACAGCAGCTCAATCCGATGGTATTGAGGTTGTCGACATGGCGTTTGAGGGAGGATTGGATCTGCATGATTTCCTCTATTGAAGAGATCATGGGAAGCAGGATCTGAATATTTCCTTTGTCATTGGCTTTGAGAATGGCAAGGAGCTGACTGTCGAGAATTTCGGGAACATCGATGAGAATTCTGATTCCCCGCCAGCCCAGATTAGGGTTTGGTTCCCTGATCGTTGAATAGATCAGTTTGTCTCCACCAATATCGAAGAGTCTGATGACGAGGGGGTCAGGAAAAAGTTCTTCAGCCATTTCCTTGTAATAGGCCGTCTGGTCTTCTTCCTGCGGTGGCTTGGTGTTGTCTATAAAGAGGTTTTCGCTTCTGAATAGTCCTACACCCCGCGCACCGACAGAACGGATAGAGGGAATTTCTTCCTTGAAATCGATATTGGAACAAAAGTGAAGGGGCTGGCCGCATTTTGTTTGTGCCGGGGCGTCGGCAAGCCTGCATGTCTGCGCTTCCAGACGGCTTTTTTCTTCTGAGCGGTTCTGGTATTGGCGTATGGTTTCGCTGTCGGGGTTAATCAGCGCTTCGCCGCTGCTTCCGTCAACGATAAGAAGATCGTTTGTTTTGACTTTCTGGGTGAAATTACTCAGCCCTACAATGATTGGTATGTTGAGCGAACGGCAGATAAGCGAAATATGTGATGTGATGCCCCCGGTCTCGGTGATAAAGGCTTTGACGTTTGCTCTGGTGAAGAGAATGATGTCAGCCGGCGAGAGACACGTGGACACGACAATCATTCCCTCAGGGATTTTAGATTGCAGTTTCTGATTGTGCAGGTTGCGGATGATGCGGTTTTTGATATCGATCAGGTCCTGGGCCCGCTCCTGAAACATCTGTTCTGTCGAGTTGTTGAAGTGTTCAAGATATTTCTCGAACTCCTCTTCGATAACAAGCGGCGCGCTTTTGAGTTCCTGGCGGATGCGTTTTGTGACGCACTCGATGAGCACGCTGTCGTTGAGAAGCATGATCTGGGCCTGAAAAAGATCGGAGTAGACTTTTCCAAGTTTCTTGGTGGTGACCTTCTCGATTTTTCTCAATTCTTTTTCAGAACGCTGCAGGGCAGCAAGAAATTTGTCTACCTCAATCTCTGCTTTTTCAGCGGAGAGAGGGGCCGACGAGTGTTCAATAATATTTTTAATGAACAGGAACGCAGGTGCGATCGCAATACCTTTCGACGCACCGATGCCGTGAAATACCGCTTTGTTCTTCTTTGTGCCTGTGTCGCTCTGTGGGAGAATGGGTTCCATTGGAATCTGCTTACAAATGTTAAGACGCTCTCATTACTGTAGTTATTGCTTGCTGATACCTAAAATGGGGCATCATCCGGAGCAATAAAGCGGTCTGGTGGCGCCGGCCCGGATGGCGGTGGCGGCAGTTCAGGCAGAGCTGCATGCTCAAGCGATCCTCCGGTGTGTTCGGGGGCAGCATAGTTATCACTGGTATAGACGTTCGATGTAGAGAGAAATTTGCCGTAATTTTTCAGGAAACGCAAGCGAATATCTCCGATTGGTCCGTTACGTTGCTTGCCGATGACGATTTCAACGATATCCTTGCTCGATGTTCCATCGTCAAAGTTTTTGATGCCGTACATTTCAGGTCTTGAAAGAAACATGACTACATCGGCGTCCTGTTCGATAGAACCTGATTCGCGAAGGTCGCTCAGCTGCGGACGACGGTCGCCTGAACGTTGTTCAACTGAGCGGTTGAGCTGAGCCAGAGAGATGATTGCTATGTTGAGCTCCTTGGCAAGGAATTTCAGGGATCGTGATATCTGGGCGATCTCCTGTTCCCTGTTTGATTTACCGTCACGTACCGGTGAAACCAGCTGCAGGTAATCGACAACGATCATACCGATATTGTGTTCCTGCTTCATTCTTCTTGCTTTCGCCGTCAGCTCCATGATGGAAATACCGGGAGTGTCGTCAATAAAGAGTTTTGCTTCAGCCAGGTCGTCCATGCTGTTGATGATCAGACCCATCATTTCAGGGGTTATCCGACCGCTCCTGACCGCCTGGGATTCAACGCAGGCTTCGGCGCACATCAATCTGACGGCAAGCTGCACCTCGGCCATCTCGAGGCTGAAAAACAGTACGGGGGTATTGAAGTCCACGGCGGCATTACGGGCAAGCGCCAGAGCAAACGCTGTTTTACCGGCTGACGGTCTGGCGGCGATGATGATGAGGTCTGATTGCTGAAATCCGGCCGTCATTTCATCGAGTTCTGAAAATCCCGACGCGACTCCCGTGACCGATGACTGAGACGCGCTGAGATTTTCCAGCATACGGGTGGCGTTTTTCAGCAGCTCTTTGATATTGCTGGCTTTCTTTTTCAGCCCGGCCTGGGAGATATTGAAGAACTGCTGGGAGGCAAGCTCGACGAGATCAAAGACATCAAGTTCCGAACTGTATGCTGCCGATGAAATTCTTGAGGAAATGGAGATCAGGCGTCGATAGAGATATTTCTCTTTTGCCAGCCGGGCATAATATTCAATATTTGCCGAGCTGACTACCTTGTTGGTCAGTTCCGCCAGATACTGTCTTCCACCGATGTTTGTCAGCTCATTAATTCTGGAGAGTTCTTCACCTACGGTAATGAGGTCGATGGCAAGACGTTTCTGGTAGAGTTCCAGCATTGCCTTGTAGATAAGCTGGTGGCGCTGTTCGTAAAAGACTTTTTCATCGTTATCTCCGAAGATCTGTATGACCTGCTCAATCGGTTCGCCTTCAAGGAGGATACAGGCAAGCACCTCCTGCTCTACTTCGATGGAGTATGGAGGGATTCTGCTTTCCTGGGAAAAATCGATATCCTTGCCCAGATCGATTCCTCCATTGCCTTTTCTGGCGATAGTTCCTTTCATGGTCAATTGTCAGGGCTGATTGCTTTGGTACATTGAATCAAAATGTTTTCTCAGCATTTTGACGTCCTCCCAGCATTGGTATTTCCAGTTGGGGTTTCTCAGTAGTGCGGCCGGATGATAGGTGACGACCACATCGTACGTTCCCCATCGTATAATGCTTCCCCGCATGGAACCCATGGAGCACTTGTTCTGCAGTATAGTATTGGCTGCCACTTTTCCGAGAAGAAGAATTATTCCCGGTTGAATCAGCTCGAGCTGTGCATTGAGCCAGGGAAGACATTGTTCTATTTCCTCTGCAAGGGGGTTTCTGTTTGCGGGCGGCCGACACTTGACTATGTTGCAGATATAAACATCGTTTCTGTCAAAACCTATGGATTGAAGTATTTTATCGAGCAGTTTTCCTGAACGTCCTACAAAAGGCCGTCCCTGAGCATCCTCTTCAGCTCCTGGCCCTTCCCCTATAACAACGATTTTAGCCTGAGGATTTCCTTCACCGAAGACAACGTTCTGTCGTGTTTCGGCAAGCTGGCATTGTGTGCAGTTTTTTGATTGGGCACCAAGCTCGTCGAGAGAGTGGTAGTCGTTCCTGTCGCGTTGCGGTGTTTGCTGCGGTATGTCGTTAAAAAGCTTGGCCTGCATGGTTGACGATATGGATGGTCGAGAGTGAATGGAGCTTGTCAGCCGTTGTCCGGTCTGCTCAGCAGTGATTCAATGGCATCGAGTAGCCGGATTGCTGCGTCTCTTTTTGTCAGTAGCGGCAGTTCGGTTGTCGTGCCCTGTCTATCGATGAGTGTCAGCGCATTGGTGTCGACTTCAAAACCTGATGTTTCTCCGTCATAGGTATTATAGGCGATCAGATCGAGGTTCTTTGCACGGAGCTTTTCTGCTGCGTATCCGAGTCCGTTCTCTGTTTCAAGCGAGAAGCCGACGGCGAGCTGATGTGTTTTTTTCTCCGCTGAAAAACCGGCGAGAATATCAGGGTTTCGTATCAGTGACAATGCTATGGTTTCACTGGTTTTCTTGATTTTTCCGGTGACGGTTTCAGCGGGCCGGTAATCGGCAACGGCAGCGGCACCAATAAAGATATCACATCCGGAAGCGATGCGCTGAACCTCCCGCTGCATGTCGCAGGCGGTTTCTATATCGATTCTGCGGACCCCTTCGGGAGTAGGAAGGCTGACAGGGCCAGTGATGAGCGTTACGTCGGCTCCTCTTCGAGCTGCTGCGCATGCTATAGCAAAGCCCATTTTACCGGAGGAGTAGTTGGAAAGAAAGCGTACTCCGTCGATTTTTTCTCTTGTCGGCCCGGCTGTGACGATGATGTTTTTGTCTTGAAGGCGGCTGGACTGCCGTTTTTCGCCTAAGGATTCGATGATAGATTCCAGGATGGTTTCAGGTTCCGGCATTCTTCCTGTACCGCATTGGCCTGAAGCCAGCGAGCCGCTTTCAGGCTCGACTACCCTGCATCCGTTACTTTTGAGCCATGCCAGATTCCGCTGTACCGAGTCGGAGCGGTACATCTCCCCATCCATGGCAGGGAAGATAAGTTTCGGTCTGTCGGGGCGCAGCGTGATAAAGCAGGTCGAGAGAAGATCATCGCAGAGCCCGGCCGTGATTTTTGCAATCGTATTGGCGGTCGCTGGCGAGATGATCATCATATCTGCCCACTCTCCAAGAGAGATATGACGGGTCCAGTCATGTGCAGTGTCGTATGATTCCGGGAAGATATCCCGGTTGACTGGCTCCTGTGAGACCGTCGCCAGGGTCAGCTCAGTGACAAAACGGGTGGCTGAGCCGGTCATGACTACCCGGACATGAGCGCCCTCTTTTTTCAGTAATCGGATGAGCATTGGCATTTTATATGCGGCAATACCTCCGCAGATCCCGAGAAGAATGTTTTTTCCGTTCAGTATCATAAAACCATCAAGTGTTCTCTATGAGGTGCATTTCAGTATGCCCGTTGCATGGGCGCATGCCTGGGTGGCAATGGGGCAATTTACACGAATGTGTCAAGAATTGCATAGCTTAATTTTTATCCCCTCCGAATACGCTGTTCCAGAATTCGCCCCAGTCATAAAAGCGTTCGCGGTATGAGAGACTTATACCGTATGTTTCTGCCGGTTTAAGCAGATTTGTCGTGGTCACGTCGTTGCCGAAAAGGCCGTATGAGCGGTAGGCTTCAAAGAAGACTTTGGGGGTGATGCGATATTCAATTCTCTGATTGTTGCCATAGTAGTTGAACAGCTCTGTTTCCTGAGTATTACTGCTGCTTGCGGTCCCGAGAAAACGCATTTTTCCCTCTGTTCCCGGTACGATAAGAGCAAACGAGAAATCAAGTCCGCTATAGTCGCCCTGATCGTCCACAGCAAGATTGACGTTGAAGCTCTCAAGTCCTGATGCCTGCTGGATCAGACGGGACAGCTGCGATGATATGAGGCCTGTTCCCGTTGAAATACCGACGCTTGAAAAGGGAATGGTCTTGTTGCCGGCGGCCTGGCTTCCCGGCCGGATATACCACTGTTTTGTCAGGAGCAGCGATACGGTGTTGATTTCGGCGTTTGGGTCGATTTTACTGCTTTGCGTGCCGATCATTGTCTCGGATGCAAAGGGTTGCGACTCATCGTTGAGGTAGTAACCCATCTGGATATCAGGAGTGTTGAGGGTTCCCTCAATGGCCAGGAGCAGCCGGACATTATCGGTTTCACCGGATAGCGGATCGGTCGCGATAATATATTTTCTGCCGAAAAGGTTTTCCATCTCACCGTCACGGATATCGACGTTATTCCAGACGATTTTTCCTCCGTCATCGAGATCGAAGCTGGTGTTAGAGAAATAGTACTTGCCTGCCGAAACATTGACTGAGCCGAAGAGTTCATAGTTCTGCTGGTGTTTTTTGACCAGCAGGGAGAGGTTCTGGAGGGTTGTTTCGAGTTTTTCCCCCCGGATCCTGTCGAAGACCATATTGTAACGGAGTTCGACATTGCTTTTGAGCTGCAGGTTCTGGATCCGGACGATATCTAACAGTGAGTATTGGAATTCAGGGTTCTCCTCTGTCTGAGGGCCGTTTTGCTCGGCTTGCTGTACGCTCTCTTCTGGATATCGAGGGACAAACGTAATGAAATTTTCAATGCCTATATACTTGGTGCTTTCGTTCGAGCCTGTTCTGTAAAGGGTGAAATCAGCGTTCGTGATGTTCAGGCTGCCTGTCAGGACAGGTTGGGAAACAGGGCCATAGAAGCTGAGGTTATTCGATGTTCCGCTAATAGTGCCGAAAGAGGTTTCATCACGTTTATCCTTTTTGTTGAAGAGCAGCAGGTTTTTGAATGATGCCTTCAGGTCAAGGGATTTGATTTCGAGATTTTCAATGTCCGCCGAGCCATTGATAGTCCCTTTGCCTCCAAGCGAATCGACGATGGCGATAGCTTTGAAGGATGCCTTTTGAGGGGTTACCTCTATTGCTCCTGTAAGCTCATAAGTCGTTTCAGTCGGGGTGACGGTGATGGCCGTTTTGTTGAAGGTCGTGCTGAAGTAGATGTCCGGCTCTGGAGTTTTTCCTGTAACGGTCAGTTTTGCAGGAATCGTTCCCTCCGCAGTTTTGAAAAACGGTAGAATCAGCTCGAGAAACTCTGCCGAAAGGTTGTCCGATTCACAAACGATTGTGATCGACTGGTTCTCAGGAATGCTGTATCCCGGCGGAGAGTAGGTGAGTTCAAGAGGGATCGTGCCTCTGCCCCGTATATCGTTGGTTTTTCCCGAAGGTGTCTCTCTGCCGGTGTTGAGCTCAAAGCGAAGCTGCTTCTTCGAGTGGCTTGCCTTGAGATGGAGGTTTCCAAGCGTGATTTCGTTGAAGATGATGTCACTGCCGTTGAGATTGATTTCGGCTTTTTTTGTTCCCGGTGATCCTGCGACTTTCAGGGTCGAGGAGAGGGTCCCGTGCAGTCCTTCAGCAAGAGCGAATGCTTCAAGCTCCTGCATGTCGAAATTTTTGATAGTGCAGTTGAACTCTCCTGAAAGGTCGTTGCTCAGCATCCCGGTGCAGGAGATGGACTGAACGGCTTTCTTGAGCCGGATATCGTAGAGCTGTGTATAATTGCGCCCGATATCGGCTCTGCTGCCGGCAGGTATTGTCCAGCTGTCTGTGCCGCTGCCGAATGTGAAGCTGTTGACGGTCAGTTCATAGATGGCGCGGATGCGCCGTGCGGTGATCGATGCGGCAAGATCCTGTTCCAGTTCTCTGTCGTGCAATGTCAGTGAGGTGCTCAGTAAGGACTCTTTCCATGATGTAGCCAGGTCGATCCTTTCATAGTCACGGTTGTTGAAGCGCAACGCTGCGGCCTGCACTGACAGGGACGCGAGATGAATGTGGCCTGCACTGCTGTTCATCGTCAAATCCATTCTGGCATCAGCTGCCGCAAAAGAGCTGTCACGGCTGACCTTTCTGATCTCAATTGATGATTTGAGCTGAAGGGTTCCGTTTCTGCTCTCGGCTGTTCCTGATGCGCTTCCTGAAAACAGGTACCCCTCCAGAGGCAAGACGATGGCCAGAGGGCTGCTATCGCGGATATCGAGTCGGTACTTGGCTGAAAAATCATGGGGGACTTCCGGTTCCAGATCCTGGTTTTCGGATAGCCAGATGTTGTTTTTGCGTATCTCATTCTGTAAAGAGGCTGCCGAGAAGGTGATTCCTGAAAGAAATTCCCTGAACGTATAGGTGCCTTCCGCCGAGAAATCCAGAAAGTCGCTGTTGATGGTCACCGTCGAATTCTCTCCAAGACGCTTTATGCTGGCGGTGGCTTTCGAACCCTCCGGGAGCATATAATTGTTGATCCTCGATGTATCGAAAAGCACGCTTATACTTCCTTTGAGCTGTTCAGGGTCGAAGCTTTCCCCCTTGCAGGAGAAGGATCCGTTCAGATCTGAAGAGATCTGGTCAAGTCCGAGGACTTTCGAGATATCGAGTTTTCTGGCCGTTCCCTGGAGTGAGAAAATCGGAGACGGAGCGTTCCAGTCGATTGTGGCATCGATATCGGCATGGGTGGCTTTTTCATTGAGATCCACCGTAGTCCTGAGGATTTTTTTTCGGTAGTCAAGGGCGATTGAGCCATTATCAATCTGCTGTTCTTTCCAGAACGAGTTTTCAAGGTTGGCATCGATATGCAGTGACTCAGGTTGGGGAAGTACCCCTTTTCCTTCAATGGTTCCGGCAATATTGAGCATGCCTGCAGAGGTCGAGTCGATAGGAAAAAAACGGTATGCTTCGGTATTAGCTATAAAAAAATCGCCACGGTAGGAAACCGGTTCTTTTTCGCTGAATCCTGTTTTCAGATGAATTCCTCCACTGCCTGCGTCAGTAGAAAACTGAAGATCCGACGAAAATTCTTTCAGGTCGCCGTAGGCGCCTCCTGAAAGATCTATAGGACCCAGAGCCTGAAGCACTACGCTGAATGAAGTGTCTCTGACAAGCGTTTCTGCGAGCCCTTGTGATATTCTGGCGCTGTCGCTTTCGAGATTGAATGCAAGAAATTCCGGCTGATTGACGTTGAGCAGTTCTCCTTTCAGGGAGAGCATGCTGTCGTTGTGGCGAAGCACAGCCGTTTCAATGAGCAGTTTGCGTAAGACCCCGCCTGCTTGTGCGTTCAGGCTGTAGAGGCCTGCCGGGAGAGGAAGGTCAGGAGCAAATGCGACCATGTCGTCTGTGTGGAGTTCCAGATGCCTGATATCGGCTATCGCTCGGCTGTTCGAGAAATTTTTCCAGTTTTCAGGGGTGAAAATATTGAAATCTGAGAGGGAAAAAGAGCCGTCAATCCGGCTTTGGCCGGTCACGACTTTCAGGTCAAGAACGGATGACTGTTCGTTATTGAAAAAAAGATCTGCCGAGGCGCTTTTGAGTGTGATGTTGTCGTGCGGGAGCGAGCATGAGAGTTGCTGCAGGGTAGCAGAGATGCTTTCAGGGGTGTAGAGCAGCTTTTTGATTACAGTCTGCAGGCCGGTGATCGAAAAGTCCGGATATGCTCCTTTCACCCCCGGAGCGGAATGGAGTGACAGAGCGCTGTCGGTGAGCTGCAGTTTGCCGCAAAGGAATCGTTTGACCAGGAACGCGTCCTCATCGTTTTTCTCGACTGCCGGACTGAAAACCTTTTGCAGAGAGGTTGTCCCGTCTGGAAGGGTTTCTATCGAGATGTTGAGCCTGTCTGCTTTGAGCGATCGGATGGTGATGCCGGAAAAGTCCGAGAACATGAGTCTCAGGAAGTTCAGGTCAATCGCAATGGTTCGGGCGGCTATAACCGGATCAGCGGTTGCATCAGTAGCGATGGAGGGTTCGTGCAGGACAGCTTTAGAAGGGAACTGCAGGTCGAGTTTATCTATTGTCAGCGTTCCTTTGAATTCGCTGTTAAAGGAGTCTGTGATCCGATTTTTTGCGAGGCTGTTCAGGGCTCCGCTATTGAGCACGATGGCCATTATCACGGCAACGAGAAGTATCATCGCCGAAACTGTCACTGAAAATCCCAGCAGATATGTTTTTATCCTTTCCACCGTTGTACTGCTTCTTCGATACTGATATTGCTGATGGTCATACCTCTCTTCTGGAGCGTTATGCGTCCGAACCGGGTGTGGTTGTTTGTTGTCCTGTTCAGAGTGTTTTTTTTTCGTCGCGGCAGACTGTTCTACCGTAAGATTCCAGGACTCTTTCAATGACTCCCGTCGTTGAACGGCCGTCGAGAAACGCAATGGTTTTCACTTCACCACCTCTGGCAAGGACTACATCGGCACCGACAATGTCTTCAAGAGCCCAGTCGGCACCTTTGACAAGCGTGTCGGGCAGTAGCCTTTCAATCAGTTCGATTGGCGTGTCTTCTTCGAACAGGACGACGGCATCAACCGATTCGAGCGCAGCAAGTACTCTGCAACGGTCATGCTCAGAACAGACAGGTCTTGCAGGGCCTTTCAGACGCTGGACTGAGTGATCCGTATTGACGCCGACAACCAGACGGTCGCCTGCCGAACGGGCGTTTTCAAGATATTGGACATGGCCTGCATGAAGAATGTCAAAACAGCCGTTGGTAAAGACGACGTTGAGATGCTCATGCTGCCATTGTTTGACGATAGTTGCCGCCTGATCCTGCGTAAGTATTTTTTCCCTGGTGTTCATGTTCTCGCCGGCGCCTGAGGAGGGTTGAAAATCCTGTATCTATTAGATATGAATTATTTAGGATTTTTATGTATAAAATCCCTGTCACCGCGATCATATATGTGTGTGAGGGGTTTTCTTTTTAGGGTTTTTTTACAGACTTTTGTTTCTTCATCATAGCGTAGTTTGACTAACACGACCGGGCACCGTTGAACGGCAGTA
Coding sequences:
- the ptsP gene encoding phosphoenolpyruvate--protein phosphotransferase, with amino-acid sequence MEPILPQSDTGTKKNKAVFHGIGASKGIAIAPAFLFIKNIIEHSSAPLSAEKAEIEVDKFLAALQRSEKELRKIEKVTTKKLGKVYSDLFQAQIMLLNDSVLIECVTKRIRQELKSAPLVIEEEFEKYLEHFNNSTEQMFQERAQDLIDIKNRIIRNLHNQKLQSKIPEGMIVVSTCLSPADIILFTRANVKAFITETGGITSHISLICRSLNIPIIVGLSNFTQKVKTNDLLIVDGSSGEALINPDSETIRQYQNRSEEKSRLEAQTCRLADAPAQTKCGQPLHFCSNIDFKEEIPSIRSVGARGVGLFRSENLFIDNTKPPQEEDQTAYYKEMAEELFPDPLVIRLFDIGGDKLIYSTIREPNPNLGWRGIRILIDVPEILDSQLLAILKANDKGNIQILLPMISSIEEIMQIQSSLKRHVDNLNTIGLSCCEPDIGAMIEIPAAVLIIDEITRMVDFISIGTNDLTQYTLAVDRNNEIVQDLFDKFHPAIIRQLHTIITTANKNGCRVSLCGDMGSDPLALPFLVGCGLRVFSVVSADIPLLKTLGRHLDVKESEALARECLSFDSSEKIKAHLKEFQMRHVPQNVLM
- the coaBC gene encoding bifunctional phosphopantothenoylcysteine decarboxylase/phosphopantothenate--cysteine ligase CoaBC; the encoded protein is MILNGKNILLGICGGIAAYKMPMLIRLLKKEGAHVRVVMTGSATRFVTELTLATVSQEPVNRDIFPESYDTAHDWTRHISLGEWADMMIISPATANTIAKITAGLCDDLLSTCFITLRPDRPKLIFPAMDGEMYRSDSVQRNLAWLKSNGCRVVEPESGSLASGQCGTGRMPEPETILESIIESLGEKRQSSRLQDKNIIVTAGPTREKIDGVRFLSNYSSGKMGFAIACAAARRGADVTLITGPVSLPTPEGVRRIDIETACDMQREVQRIASGCDIFIGAAAVADYRPAETVTGKIKKTSETIALSLIRNPDILAGFSAEKKTHQLAVGFSLETENGLGYAAEKLRAKNLDLIAYNTYDGETSGFEVDTNALTLIDRQGTTTELPLLTKRDAAIRLLDAIESLLSRPDNG
- a CDS encoding translocation/assembly module TamB domain-containing protein, which codes for MILLVAVIMAIVLNSGALNSLAKNRITDSFNSEFKGTLTIDKLDLQFPSKAVLHEPSIATDATADPVIAARTIAIDLNFLRLMFSDFSGITIRSLKADRLNISIETLPDGTTSLQKVFSPAVEKNDEDAFLVKRFLCGKLQLTDSALSLHSAPGVKGAYPDFSITGLQTVIKKLLYTPESISATLQQLSCSLPHDNITLKSASADLFFNNEQSSVLDLKVVTGQSRIDGSFSLSDFNIFTPENWKNFSNSRAIADIRHLELHTDDMVAFAPDLPLPAGLYSLNAQAGGVLRKLLIETAVLRHNDSMLSLKGELLNVNQPEFLAFNLESDSARISQGLAETLVRDTSFSVVLQALGPIDLSGGAYGDLKEFSSDLQFSTDAGSGGIHLKTGFSEKEPVSYRGDFFIANTEAYRFFPIDSTSAGMLNIAGTIEGKGVLPQPESLHIDANLENSFWKEQQIDNGSIALDYRKKILRTTVDLNEKATHADIDATIDWNAPSPIFSLQGTARKLDISKVLGLDQISSDLNGSFSCKGESFDPEQLKGSISVLFDTSRINNYMLPEGSKATASIKRLGENSTVTINSDFLDFSAEGTYTFREFLSGITFSAASLQNEIRKNNIWLSENQDLEPEVPHDFSAKYRLDIRDSSPLAIVLPLEGYLFSGSASGTAESRNGTLQLKSSIEIRKVSRDSSFAAADARMDLTMNSSAGHIHLASLSVQAAALRFNNRDYERIDLATSWKESLLSTSLTLHDRELEQDLAASITARRIRAIYELTVNSFTFGSGTDSWTIPAGSRADIGRNYTQLYDIRLKKAVQSISCTGMLSNDLSGEFNCTIKNFDMQELEAFALAEGLHGTLSSTLKVAGSPGTKKAEINLNGSDIIFNEITLGNLHLKASHSKKQLRFELNTGRETPSGKTNDIRGRGTIPLELTYSPPGYSIPENQSITIVCESDNLSAEFLELILPFFKTAEGTIPAKLTVTGKTPEPDIYFSTTFNKTAITVTPTETTYELTGAIEVTPQKASFKAIAIVDSLGGKGTINGSADIENLEIKSLDLKASFKNLLLFNKKDKRDETSFGTISGTSNNLSFYGPVSQPVLTGSLNITNADFTLYRTGSNESTKYIGIENFITFVPRYPEESVQQAEQNGPQTEENPEFQYSLLDIVRIQNLQLKSNVELRYNMVFDRIRGEKLETTLQNLSLLVKKHQQNYELFGSVNVSAGKYYFSNTSFDLDDGGKIVWNNVDIRDGEMENLFGRKYIIATDPLSGETDNVRLLLAIEGTLNTPDIQMGYYLNDESQPFASETMIGTQSSKIDPNAEINTVSLLLTKQWYIRPGSQAAGNKTIPFSSVGISTGTGLISSQLSRLIQQASGLESFNVNLAVDDQGDYSGLDFSFALIVPGTEGKMRFLGTASSSNTQETELFNYYGNNQRIEYRITPKVFFEAYRSYGLFGNDVTTTNLLKPAETYGISLSYRERFYDWGEFWNSVFGGDKN
- a CDS encoding uracil-DNA glycosylase, coding for MQAKLFNDIPQQTPQRDRNDYHSLDELGAQSKNCTQCQLAETRQNVVFGEGNPQAKIVVIGEGPGAEEDAQGRPFVGRSGKLLDKILQSIGFDRNDVYICNIVKCRPPANRNPLAEEIEQCLPWLNAQLELIQPGIILLLGKVAANTILQNKCSMGSMRGSIIRWGTYDVVVTYHPAALLRNPNWKYQCWEDVKMLRKHFDSMYQSNQP
- the rfaE2 gene encoding D-glycero-beta-D-manno-heptose 1-phosphate adenylyltransferase gives rise to the protein MNTREKILTQDQAATIVKQWQHEHLNVVFTNGCFDILHAGHVQYLENARSAGDRLVVGVNTDHSVQRLKGPARPVCSEHDRCRVLAALESVDAVVLFEEDTPIELIERLLPDTLVKGADWALEDIVGADVVLARGGEVKTIAFLDGRSTTGVIERVLESYGRTVCRDEKKTL
- the dnaB gene encoding replicative DNA helicase, producing MKGTIARKGNGGIDLGKDIDFSQESRIPPYSIEVEQEVLACILLEGEPIEQVIQIFGDNDEKVFYEQRHQLIYKAMLELYQKRLAIDLITVGEELSRINELTNIGGRQYLAELTNKVVSSANIEYYARLAKEKYLYRRLISISSRISSAAYSSELDVFDLVELASQQFFNISQAGLKKKASNIKELLKNATRMLENLSASQSSVTGVASGFSELDEMTAGFQQSDLIIIAARPSAGKTAFALALARNAAVDFNTPVLFFSLEMAEVQLAVRLMCAEACVESQAVRSGRITPEMMGLIINSMDDLAEAKLFIDDTPGISIMELTAKARRMKQEHNIGMIVVDYLQLVSPVRDGKSNREQEIAQISRSLKFLAKELNIAIISLAQLNRSVEQRSGDRRPQLSDLRESGSIEQDADVVMFLSRPEMYGIKNFDDGTSSKDIVEIVIGKQRNGPIGDIRLRFLKNYGKFLSTSNVYTSDNYAAPEHTGGSLEHAALPELPPPPSGPAPPDRFIAPDDAPF